The Neurospora crassa OR74A linkage group V, whole genome shotgun sequence sequence CGCGAGTACACCGCATACTGCAAGACGACAGCCGTGTCTCCCGTGTCAGAAGCTCCGGCAGGCTTTGGGGGTCTGTGTCTTTGGATGACGGTACGATTCGTAAAagaggttgaagagaagagagacaCGGATACCTGCGGGAACTAATGGAGTTGCTATCTGCCATATACAAAGACCACAAGCTGACCTTCTTGACGATATTTGCTGTCCACAGCACCAATGGATCAAAGTAATACCTATGCAGTAACTTGCGATGAAAAGATGAATCCTTGATTCATCACACATCCTGCATTAAAGTTCGTTTGAGATGTCAATAGCACGTTGCCTTAGCTTAGCTTCGTAAGTACATACAATGGCGACTTCAAAGAGCTGTACCTCCGAAGCCCTTTCTCTTGACTGTTCCCATCACTTTGTAATTTATACGGACGCCCGAGGACCTGGAGATATTTCAGCGTAACACAGCAGGAGCAGACATCTAAATTTGGGTTATAGATGCCAAAGCCGCTTTGTGATATCTacacaggtaggtaggtttttGTTGCCAACAATACATCAAGGCTAGATTTCAGGTTGGTTTATAGAAAGGTGCCACTTCCATCCGTTCTCCCCCACCAAAAGCGGCTGCAAGGACCACTGCACCTAACCACACACAGTGTGTAAAGATACCAAGACAGACGGATGCCGCCATACTAAAACCGCACCCATGGAGTGGACTTAGTGCTATTGGACTCGCGACGCGCGCAAAGTACAACTCCAATTGATAGTGTCCATAGTACCCTTCCGCAACTGTCAAGCCGAACACAACACCGGACGATCACCTTAACATCacccaattttttttttaaccaAGCAGCGATATATCTGCCTGAAAATTTCCCCAGTGTACCACCTGTCCGGCAATCGTGACGGGTGACTGGGATTGTCAAGCAGCAGCGCATCCAACCACCGACAGGATGGCTGGTTCGTCCCCCGCTCGCCCAAACGGCAACCAGTGGGCAAGCCCTTCCTCGCGATCAGTCATATCCGACATTCTTGCTGGAGACCGCAATTCCGAGGCCCGGCATAGACTTCTGATTGAGGCCGCTAGGAGGGAACATGAACGTGTAcgcgaggaggccgagagGGTGTACCAGGAACACCTCTTGAGACAAGAGCAGGAACGTCTGGTCGAGGAGCgcaagaaagaggaggaaaggatACGAGCAGAAGAACAACTTGCTGCTGAGCGAAGGAAGCTTAACGCTCTCAAGGCGAAGAAAATCGAGATCCCGCCTGTCCTGCCTGACTTCGAGCCAGCAAAGGCACCATCTCCAGCCCCGAAACCTGCCTCAACGGCATCCCCATCACAACCACCCGCCACCCAAGTCAATGGCAAAACACTTTTCGAAAAGCAACCCGAGTTGCAGCCAGCGTCTGCACCGGCTGCAGCGAAGCCTTTTGGAGGATTTGGACAGACACTAACAAGTGCGCAACCCGCCACTGCTGCCCTGAAGCAGTCAACGCCTGCATCTGCAGCCTCTTCTCAGCTTGCGACCAGTAACTTGCTAGGGAACAATATCCAGGTCAATGGAACCGCCACGGCCACGACCATTGCCAAATCACCGACACCAGCACCCGTGCAACAAGGACCTGACCGATTGGCAGTGATACACAAAAATCTGAAAGAGCTGCGGAAGTCTATGTTGGATCAAGCAAAAGCAAATCAGGCGCTTAAAGCCCGTATGGGAGATATGCGTCGAGAGATCAGAAAGTGTGTTGGACAACTCACGGGAGGCGGCGCGGGAGTCAATCGTCAACAGGTATTTAATCACCAAATCAAGCCTGTTTTCAGCCTTTGGGGGACTGCGCTAACCAGACACAATGACAGAACAATACCATTGCTGCTCTACTACGCGAGGCGCTCGAAAACCGCGTACAATCTCAGCTCGTTGACCCGAATACCTTCCTCGTCGAATCACGAGCCCCAGTTCAAGGGCCTACCAACAACGATCCGCAGGTCCCGTCACTATTTATCTATCTACTGAACGTCTTCGCCAAGGCCACCATTTCCCAGTTCATCAACGAAGGCGGTCCACGACCAGAGACAGCCGATCCCGTGGGTGTCTGTATTGCCGCCGTGTTTTCCGACCCGGCATTCGCGTGGCGTGGGGCCTCCATGATCGACATCCTTCTCGCCAAGTTCCGCATCGTCTGTCCCGTCCTGTGGGGTTATAGGGGCAGCGAGAAGACGGAGCAAGGACGCGCCAGGATAGGGTGGTGGAAGGACAATGGAAGATGGGTTACGGAGCAGGTGCATTTTGACCGAATGACGGGTCTCGGTGCCGGCTTCGCCGCGATATCGTTGCGAAACTTCGCCTCGTCCAAGAAGCAAAACCCATACCCACCACGACATTACTGGGCGGCCATGGCGAAGATTGTCAACACCCCTTCAGGCGAAATCTCAAATACCCAGTGCGTGGTTCTGAAAGCTATGATCCAGAACTACGAGGAGAAGTTTATCCATGCATATGGAACCGCTGCCCTTGCGGCGTTGAGGACCGCGCTCGTAGAGTTCCCTGCTCGGGCACCGGTCAAGTCGAGTGCCGTGAACTCGTTGCAGGTTGTCCATGATCTGCTCAGGAAGAGTACTGGAGCTGCTCTTGGATAAATAAAGTGGTCGTGTGTGTCAGAGGAATGGGGTTGGTGTGTTGTGTGTCAGAAAGAAAAGTCATATCAACGGCGTTCAGGATTTGGTCATTTGAGGTTTTCAGCATCTTGGAAGGATAACGTCTGCCATGTGCCGGTTACGAAAAGTTAGTGTTCTATCAGAAGAAACTGAAAGGCCGGGCTTCCCAGCGTATTTGGCGCTTTCTGTTATATACCCAGCGTATCTACAATCAAGGCGGCGAAGCTCGTAGTGGGCATACAGAAACAAAAACCTACCACATCAGCACTCAGAGAAAGAAAGCCCTGTAAAGGGTGCAGAACTGAGCCTTTGTATGGCTCCAAACTCAATGTTGCTGACCGATGCCCGTTTTCACCTGGACCATGGCGGCAACAACTCGTGGCTGCAGTGATCCAGTAGGTCATTATTGTATTACCGTATGACCGTCCATCATAATGCTGTAGGCGGTAAAGCAAAATAAGTAACAGGAGAGCCAAACATCATAGACACCCCTTCAGAACTCCTCTTAACCGGCAGAacccaaaaagaaaacagcCCGCCTAGTCTAGTCAGCCAAAACACAGCCCCAATCCTGCCGTCCAGCTCCCAGCTTACAAAATGAGCAATAaaaccaacaacaaaatCAATACGAAGATCAAGACCGCAATGCAACAACTGCTCAGCGTGTCCTCGTTGTGCCTCATCACATATGTCAACTTCTGCATCCCCGTCTGCAACCTCCCTCCCACGCGGTCCGCCAAATCGTCCGCCACCTCCAGCATCTCCCTCTGCTCCTCCAACTCACGGCCCATGTCGTCCGCCTGCCGCCTCAGCACGCCGACCGTCTGGAATACCCCATCCAAATGCTGATCCTGCTCGCGCATCATCTGTatctgctgctggtgctcgAATTCGGCTGCGTaatcgtcgtcttcgccgGTGGCGCCAGCGGCACCGTTTTCACCGTCCGGGATGGCGAAAGATGATGGGTCTGGTAATTGGTCCTTTTGCTGGGTACCCTTTCCA is a genomic window containing:
- a CDS encoding SNARE domain-containing protein, which translates into the protein MMSSTNEEDPFLEVQQDVLTQLQSTRSLFTSYLRIRSLFTSSSSSSTDSPELIAARSDLESALSSLAEDLADLVESVKAIERDPTQYGLSAHEVTRRKRLVQDVGSEVENMRQELASKSAVSGKGTQQKDQLPDPSSFAIPDGENGAAGATGEDDDYAAEFEHQQQIQMMREQDQHLDGVFQTVGVLRRQADDMGRELEEQREMLEVADDLADRVGGRLQTGMQKLTYVMRHNEDTLSSCCIAVLIFVLILLLVLLLIL
- the gle-1 gene encoding gle-1 protein; translated protein: MAGSSPARPNGNQWASPSSRSVISDILAGDRNSEARHRLLIEAARREHERVREEAERVYQEHLLRQEQERLVEERKKEEERIRAEEQLAAERRKLNALKAKKIEIPPVLPDFEPAKAPSPAPKPASTASPSQPPATQVNGKTLFEKQPELQPASAPAAAKPFGGFGQTLTSAQPATAALKQSTPASAASSQLATSNLLGNNIQVNGTATATTIAKSPTPAPVQQGPDRLAVIHKNLKELRKSMLDQAKANQALKARMGDMRREIRKCVGQLTGGGAGVNRQQNNTIAALLREALENRVQSQLVDPNTFLVESRAPVQGPTNNDPQVPSLFIYLLNVFAKATISQFINEGGPRPETADPVGVCIAAVFSDPAFAWRGASMIDILLAKFRIVCPVLWGYRGSEKTEQGRARIGWWKDNGRWVTEQVHFDRMTGLGAGFAAISLRNFASSKKQNPYPPRHYWAAMAKIVNTPSGEISNTQCVVLKAMIQNYEEKFIHAYGTAALAALRTALVEFPARAPVKSSAVNSLQVVHDLLRKSTGAALG